Part of the Shewanella eurypsychrophilus genome is shown below.
CTGAAGTACATCTTTTGTAGTTCACAGATCTGCTGTCGATCCTCTGTTGAGCCGCTGGTCACTAAGGGGGCAATTCCGCCTCCGCCTAATACTTGACCATCCTTTTCTATTATCCAATAGCAGGCATTATTTCCTAGGTATTGTTCACTAATAGCATCTAAGGTGGGATCGGCAACGCCATAGCCCTTGTCCGCAGTTAAGCCATACTCGGCAGAGACTTGGCGGATCACCTCGGCCATGGCTGTATTGTCTTGTGCAGTGATCTCTCTAATGGTGTATTCCTGTTGCAGCTGTGAGCGGCGAATGGCTTTATGGTAGACGCTCATGGCTACTTCTATCTTCTGAGTTTCAGAGGGAGACAATTGAGATAAGATTTCGTCAAAGATGATATTTTGCTGCCGATCTAATTTCTGCAGTAACCTTTTTCCTTTAGGAGTCAGGTGTGCCAGCAGGCTACGACTGTCTCTAGGGTTGCTTTTGGTGTCAGCAAATCTTTTTCCTACTAGATGACTAACAGCACGACTCGCGTTTGATTTATCAATATTGAGGATATCGGCCAGCTTTTTTATGGATATTGCACCATGGCTGATTTCGAGAAGGGCATGAGCTTGCACTGGCGAGAGGGGCAGATCACCACAGGCCGAATTCAGCATGCCAAGCTGGCGGACAATATGACGAGAAATGGTTCTGAGGGCAGATCCAGGTTGATCATTTGTTTTCGAATCTGCAGTCATATTTTACCCATAATTTATGTATTCAGTACATTAATGTCGTTAATCGCCGCTGTCTTGGTCAATATCAATCAATTTGGTTGCGACTTACAACTAATTTAGGGGCTTATGAAGTAAAATGCAAGTGGTAGATGGGTTAATGTGAGTAACGTTCTCGAGCATACGTTATAAATCAAATGTTGGTAGGTGTTTGATAAGCATTGCTTAAGCCTAACCTAGTGGCTTAGAGAAAATAATGCAAGCAATTGCTAATTTATCCTATTGCGGTTTAATGAATGACGGCTCAAAGGGACCTTGAGCCATCATCAATATGATGAAAATCAATGGAATGGTATTAGTACAATTGAGGGTTTAGCATTGGCGCCATCGCTAGAATTAATGCTTGAGTGTAGATACTTTCTCGGGTGGCGTGGCCTTGAGTGAGTAGACCTATGGCTCCGCCTTGTTGCTTGATGTTTTTTGTATTGAACAATCTGTCCATGACATCTCCCAATTCTTCTCCTGCTAACAAAGACTCATACATAGCATTGGAAATAGGCAGTTGAGCGCTACGCCCTATAGAAAGCTGGTGCTTGGTCGCTATTACTGTGTAGGCAAAGGTTGCCGGACCATATTCAAAATTATCGACTCCACCTTCCATTGCGATAAATAGCTCAGTGGTATCTTCAT
Proteins encoded:
- a CDS encoding bifunctional helix-turn-helix transcriptional regulator/GNAT family N-acetyltransferase; this translates as MTADSKTNDQPGSALRTISRHIVRQLGMLNSACGDLPLSPVQAHALLEISHGAISIKKLADILNIDKSNASRAVSHLVGKRFADTKSNPRDSRSLLAHLTPKGKRLLQKLDRQQNIIFDEILSQLSPSETQKIEVAMSVYHKAIRRSQLQQEYTIREITAQDNTAMAEVIRQVSAEYGLTADKGYGVADPTLDAISEQYLGNNACYWIIEKDGQVLGGGGIAPLVTSGSTEDRQQICELQKMYFSQSLRGKGFAKRLAYQALDFARDQSFDACYLETTACLGEAVKLYESIGFEHIDSHMGDTGHDACEMPMLLKL
- the yjjX gene encoding inosine/xanthosine triphosphatase, giving the protein MHKITNLKKIRVFVGSKNPVKVNAAKVAICQLFPDSDIECNGMHTPSGVPDQPMTDRETRDGAVNRVKYCQNFAYTNENRSEDEDTTELFIAMEGGVDNFEYGPATFAYTVIATKHQLSIGRSAQLPISNAMYESLLAGEELGDVMDRLFNTKNIKQQGGAIGLLTQGHATRESIYTQALILAMAPMLNPQLY